ATCGCGGAGAGCGCGTACTGGCGCATCATGAACACGCCGAAGCCCTGGACCAGGAACGGCACGATGACGGCCTGCAGGGTGCCGGTCCACTCCAGCTCGACCATCATCAGGTAGAGCGGGATGATCCCGAGCTGGGTCGGCACCATCATGGTCAGGATGATCACCAGGAGCAGACCGTTGCGGCCGCGGAACCGGAGCTTGGCGAACGCGAACCCGGCCAGGCTGGAGAAGAAGATCACCGAGATGGTGACGATGCTCGACACCACGGCCGAGTTCACCAGGCCGTAGAGGAACGCGGCGTCCTCGTTGGCGAGCATCCGCTCGATGTTCTCGAAGAGCATCCCGCCCGGCGTGGGCGGCATCTCGTAGACGGCGCTGTTGTCCCGCGACGCGATGATGAACGACCAGACGATCGGGAAGATCGACAGTACGCAACCGATGATGAGCGCGAAGTAGGTCAGCGGGCTGGCCTGCCAGAGCCGGCCGCCCGGCGTGCCGCGCCGCCGGCGACGCGTCCGGTTCTCCGGCGGCGGCGCGACAGAGCGAGGGAGGGCCTGGGTGGTGCTCACTTCTTCTCCCCCTTCACCGAGCGCCGGACCAGCGCGAAGTTGATTAGCGCGAAAATGACGATCATCAGGAAGAGCAGCCAGGACATCGCCGCCCCGTAGCCGTACTCGGCGTTGCCGGTGAAGGTCCGCTCGTAGATGTACATGGCCAACGTCTGGAACTCGTGCTCCGCGCCGCCGCGGATCATTCCGTGGCCGTACATCAGCGGCTCGGTGAAGATCTGGAAGCCGCCGATGGTGGAGATGATGACCGTGAATACGATGGTCGGGCGGATCAGCGGCACGGTGATCTGCCAGAACTGCCGCCACGCCGAGGCGCCGTCCAACGAGGCCGACTCGTAGAGGTCCTTCGGGATGGCCTGCATGGCGCCGAG
This genomic stretch from Micromonospora krabiensis harbors:
- a CDS encoding carbohydrate ABC transporter permease; this translates as MTYFALIIGCVLSIFPIVWSFIIASRDNSAVYEMPPTPGGMLFENIERMLANEDAAFLYGLVNSAVVSSIVTISVIFFSSLAGFAFAKLRFRGRNGLLLVIILTMMVPTQLGIIPLYLMMVELEWTGTLQAVIVPFLVQGFGVFMMRQYALSAISDELIEAARLDGCSTWRIYWNVVLPALRPAAAILGLLTFMQTWNEFLWPFIVLTPDTPTVQYSLKILSSGLYQTDYTALFAGTALATLPLLIVFVLFGRQIIGGIMEGAVKS